TATTTATTGGCTTACGATTCTCAATATGGATTGCAAAAGTTGAAGTTAAATTAAATAAATTTTATATTAGATAATTTCACAGAATAAGAAAGCAATTCAAAAACTAAAAGTCAATAATTCTCAACAACCCACAAAAAAACTCCGCCTTTCGGCAGAGTTCCTTAAAAACAATTTGTTCAGATTATGAGGCATACAATGCTTGTGGGTTGCTCAATGGAGAAACGCCAGCACTGTTTGAGGCATATACGTAGAAATAGTATTTTACGCCCGGAGTCAAGCCGTTGAAGGTCTTGTTTCGTGAGCGATTATAATCCATTCTCACAGATTTATCCTCAGCCGATAACATCAACTGTCCGTTCACTATGGAAGGATTAGTCAACGGATTATCAGCCACACAAACACAGAAATAATTCACGTTTGTTATACCAGGATAAGCTGGTATATCAACTAAAATCTGTCCGCTTGTTTTAGTTAAACTAATAGTAAAAGATTCAATAATGCCTAGTGGTGCAGCTGGTTGCATGCTATCACTAGTTGGCACAAATCCCGATAATGCAATAGTAGAAATATTGCCATCTGCTACTCCATCTACATAAGTAGCTGTATTATCAAGAGTTTTCATTAATGTACCCTTTGCTTCATCAAGAGCTACCTTCTTAGTTAGCCCATATTGGGCATAGTCAGCGGCAGCGTTACTAAATTTTTCCTGAACCGTATCAAATTCGGGTTCAGTAAATGGAGGGATTGGAAAGACAGTTGGGTTGGTATAAATACCATTCCTAACTTCTCCGGCAAATGTGTCAAGTTCGCTATTACCATCTTTATGGTAATCGCGCTTACAAATGATTTTTTTCATTTGATAACAATTTAAAATTAAAACTAATTTTAATTCTTGCAAGAACACTCGATGAATTCATTTATATATAACGTTGAAAGGCATTACTTTATTGTATAAAACAGAAAATTTTTTTTACATTTTTTTTATGCGCGCATAAAACTCTTGATTTTACAGGCTTTGTAAGGATAATAACCTAAAAGATTTTTTCGATTACCTATAGGAAAATCAAAATTCCTAACAGGAAAACCTATTTTCCTAATAGGAAATGGCAAACTTCTAACAGGAAAACGCAATTTCCTAACAGGAAAAGGCAAACTTCTAATAGGAAAACACAATTTCCTAACAGGAAAAGGTAAACTTCTAATAGGAAAACACAATTTCCTAACAGGAAAAGGCAAACTTCTAACAGGAAAAGGCAAACTTCTAATAGGAAAAGGTAATTTTCTAATAGGAAAACACAATTTCCTAACAGGAAAAGGCAAACTTCTAATAGGAAAACATAAATTTCTAACAGGAAATCGGGTTGCTCCTATAGGTGTTTTGCTTTTTCCAATAGGAGTTTAAAGAAAACTTATGGGTTGCCGAAGATTTCCTATTTGGAATTTGATATATTTGATTGAATAATATTTTACAACATAAAGTTATCCTTAATTTAAATACATAATATTGAATGAAACACTATATAGTTTTGTTTTCATGTGTGTTGTTGTCTTTTTACAGTTGCAAAAAAGAGCTTCCCGCAAAGGTTGAAGAAACAACTAAACCTAAAGTTGTAATCAACGAACCAATTATCAACGATAGCGTTAAACCATTTGCTAAAGATGATTATGATTTGATTTTTGAATATTCTGAGGAAGATTCAAACCAATGGTTAGGAGTTAGTATACTTGATAAAAAAACAATAAAGTTTCATTTAATTACAGAAACGCTACCATGTGATACCTATTATCAAGGTATTGCAATAAACAACAATTGGGACCAAGACCCAGAAATAGATTCAGATGAAAAAGGCGGTTATTTTGTTGATGAATATTTTATGGAAAAAAAGGAATATCAATTAGGCATAAGAATTGCTGATGATTTAAGCAAAGTAATCATTAAGTATCATTCGAAAGAAGATTTAGATACCGATTGTTTGCCTATTGACCATAAAATAATGCGAAGAGTAAATTAACCAAAAAATTAAGAACCCAATGAAAGAACGATTGTATAAAAACTGTGCCTTAAGTCTTTTAATCACCACTTTGTGGACATTGTATGGCTTTTTTAAATTTTATTTTGATGCTGAAGAAGATGGATTGTTTTATGGTTGGGGTATATTAGTTTACTTTTTATATACAATTTTTATTTCTCTAGGTCTTGGTGTATTACTATTAATAATAAGATTGATTCTTCATTTTAAAAAGAAATCTACCAGCACCATCACTAACTTCTTTTACATCTTAGCAGGAATAGCCAATATGTATATGTTCCTGATTTGGATAATATGTACTTATTTTAACATGATTCACAATGAACTCTATTTTTCATTAATACACTTAGGTTCATTCTTAATCAGCGGTTTTATATTCTATGATGTTATCAGGAATGTTTACAGAGTTCAACGAACTTGATGAAACCCTAATCATTCGATAATGTTTAGATAAAGTACTTCTGAGAAAGCCACCTTACTTTTGCGGCAGTTGAATGAAATTCTTCAAAATTGGGTAAGTTAAAAAGAGCAAAGTGTTTCTACTTTGCTCTTTTTGTTTAATCTAATTTAAAATATAAATGCAAGTTCAACTTCTTCTATGATTTGTAGTGGCCTACTTTTTTACCTTTTCCTCTATGCGAACCGTGGTTGTTTTTCCACTTTCCGTGTCCTTTGTATTTCACTTTGTGTTGTTTGTAGTACATATAAGGTTCGTTACCTCTATAACCTGTTAAATACACCGGGCTACAATGATTAAGGTCATAACCGCTATAGTAAGCAGGTAATGCTCTGGAACGCACCCAAACACCATTATTTAAAAAGATATAATGACGAGCCGAAACGTCGTAATAGGTTTCAATTTCTGGCAAATAATAGTAATTCACGTTCACCGGAGCTGCCGGTGCCCATACTGGTGGTGTTCCTATATTAATACTAACCGATACTTGTGCTTTTGTTTGGGTTGTCATTACTAACAACATGGTTGCTATAAAAATTTTCAAAGTTTTCATGATTTCTACGTTTTTAAATTATTATATACTAAAGGTAAAGCCAACAATCGTGCCATTGTGACCCATAAACCTATTGATTGGGTTTAAAAAAGGGAATTTTATCAAAACTTTAACATCGGTAAAATTTTAAAAACTATTGGGAAAACCCAGTAAAAACAAGGCTTTTGGCGGGAAATTAGCATAAAAAACAAAATCCCTATTTTTGCCAAAAGCAAACCACCATGATTGACCTCGATTATTTAGCGTACCTAGAAGGTTTCTTAACCGAAAACCGAAAACAACGTTTTGAAGAAGTGTTGGCGCTAAGAACCAAGCATTTTACCATTGCGATGGAAGACGTATATCAGTTGCACAACACCAGCGCTGTGATGCGCAGTTGCGAAGTTTTTGGGATACAAGAGCTGAACGTGGTGGAACAAAAGTTTGGCAAAAGGATTGACAGCGAAATTGCCATGGGCGCGCAAAAATGGGTTGATGTAAAGCGTTTTGCCAACAATCAGAACTGCATTGACGCTAAGAAAGCCGAAGGTTACCAAATTATTGCCACTACGCCACATAACGACAGTTGCCTGCTGCATGAGTTTGATATCAGCAAACGCAGTGCTATCTTTTTTGGCACCGAGAAAGAAGGATTATCGCAAGAGGTTTTAGAACAAGCCGATGGGTTTATCAAGATTCCGATGGTAGGTTTTACCGAAAGTTTAAACATATCGGTATCGGCGGCTATTATTATTCAGGATATCACTACTCGCCTACGCAATTCGGATATTAAATGGCAACTGACAGATGAAGAAATCATGGAAAAACGTTTGGTTTGGGCCAAAAACTCCATAAAAGATATTAAACGCATTGAGGAACGCTATTATTCCGAAAAGGAAAACAGGGTTTAGTCGTTGAGGTACTTCTCGTGCTTTTTGGAAAGCACTTTATAATTCTCGTAGCACTCACTAATAGCATCAAGAATCTGCAAATCGTTAGCAGTTTGAATGAACGACTCTGAGTAATTGCAACGTTGCAATATTTCGGCAATCTCTTTCTTATCAACACCTAGAAGTACAGCAATCATTTCGCGGTCAAACTTTGATTCTAAAAGGTTACGCACGGTGTCGTCTTTCTTCATCGATTTTAAACGCTTGAGTTCTCGGGGTTTGCTCCCAAAGAAATTATAGAGCATGTCGGCAGGATTAAAGATAGAACCCAAAACCCTAGTAAACGCATTTGGCGAACGGTCGCCCGCTTCATAGGCCGTAGGTAAACCAGAAATACTGTATCGGTAATTTTCTTTTTCAGGAATTAATTTAGAATCGACTTCAAGATAACCCGTTAAATCATATTTGCGCACCACAACTTCCTCTAGTGCAATGGCTTTTTCGGTAAGTCTGATTTTGGCAGTACCATTTTTAATCCAGTCGTTCGTAACACGAACTCTCAACGATTGAAAGCCCAGCAAGGTAATGTGTATGGTATCGTTTACTTCGGCATCGATTTCAAAATATCCACGATTGTTGGTAGTAGTACCTTTTACTTTATTGACGTTGATAATATTGGCATTCGGAATTGGAAATAAGTTTAAATCATTAACAATCGTTCCGGTAACTTTTTGAGCCGAGGTTTCTACTTGAGCAAAGGTTGCACCAGCAAAAAAAAGTAGTAAAAAGAAAGTAATATACCTCATAGTGATTTTTGATGGTTTAAAAGTATGAAACTCTTTTAAGATATTAGACAAATTCTAAATAGAATTAGAAGAAAATTAACAATTTTGGTTTATTCTCTAAAAAACAAATTCCAAACTCAAGTAGATTTACTAATTGAATTTGGAATTTTTATATTAAAAAAGCTTGTGTTTACTAGCTTCTTCTAGGTCTTCTGTTTTTTGCAGCTTCAAAAGAACGACTTGCTGGACGTTCGCTACGACTGCCTTCAGAACTTCTTTCTCTTCTTGGTCTTTCGCCTCTATCGCTTCTGAAACCACCTTCTTTTCTTGGTGCAAAACTTCCTGGTTTTCTATCGCCATCGCGTCTTCCTCCAGCACTTCTTCCGTTATGGTCACGACGACCAGAATTTCTTGAACCTCCGTCGTTTTTAGAGATTTCTACATTGATACGACGACCGTTTAATTCGAATCCGTTTAAGATTTCCATCACTTTTTCAGTATGTTCTCCATCGGTATTAAAGAAAGAGAAGCCTTCTTTAACATCTACTTTAAATACATCATCACGACCAAGCTCTAAAGTTTCTTTCAAGAAGTCTTTTAACTGCATCCAATCGAAATCATCTCTAGCACCAATGTTAATGAAATAACGAACTGGATCGCCAGCTCTAACTTCTCTTGGTTCCGATGAACTTCTTTCTGACTTTTCACCTGATAAATCGCGTTTCTTTTTATAGTAATTCAAGAATCGGTTAAATTCTACAGAAACCATTCTCTTTATAAGTTCTTCTTTAGATAAATCTTGGAATACTTCATAAATAGCTGGCAAATAGTTGTCAATTTCATGGTCAATTTCTGCATCATGAATTTTATTCGCTAAATGCAATAACTGGATTTCGCATATTTCCATTCCAGAAGGAATTGTTTTTTCTTCAAACTTCTGTTTGATAATACGCTCAATAGCAGAGATTTTACGCAATTCACTTTTAGTAATAATCACAATCGATGTTCCTAGTTTACCCGCACGTCCGGTTCTACCAGAACGGTGGTTGTAGGTTTCAATTTCATCTGGTAATTGATAGTTTACCACGTGAGTGATATTGTCTACGTCAATTCCACGAGCCGCAACATCCGTTGCCACTAACATTTGAATTTGACGTCCTCTGAAAGACTTCATAACTCCGTCGCGTTGCGCTTGTGATAAATCACCATGCAATGCAGCAGCGTTATAACCATCTTCAATTAACTTCTCAGCCACAGCTTGCGTGTCGCGTTTTGTTCTACAAAACACTACAGAAAATATGTCTGGATTAGCATCGGCTAATCTTTTTAATGCTTCGTAACGGTCGCGAGCGTTTACACAATAGAATTCGTGAGAAACTGTTGCTGAACCTGAGTTTTTAGTTCCTACCGTAACCTCTGCTGGTTCGTGCATAAACTTTTTAGCAATACGAGCTACTTCGGCTGGCATGGTTGCTGAAAACAACCACGTGTTTTTGTCTTCTGGAGTATCAGAAAGTATCGAAACGATATCTTCATAGAATCCCATGTTCAACATTTCATCTGCTTCATCAAGAATACAGAAGTTAATGTTTTTGATGTTTACCAATCCACGATTGATCATGTCTTGCATTCTACCCGGAGTTGCCACAATGATTTGTGCACCGCGTTTTACCTCACGTGCTTGCTCTGTAATACTTGCACCACCATAAACTGCCACCGTATGCAAACCTTTTACATACTTAGAATACAATTTTATTTCGTTGGTAATTTGCAAACACAATTCTCTAGTTGGAGAAAGTATTAACGCCTGAGTAGTTTTATCCTCTGCGTTTATCTTTTGTATAAGTGGAAAACCGAAAGCTGCCGTTTTCCCTGTACCTGTTTGTGCTAAAGCTACTAAATCACTATTTTGTTCCAATAAAACCGGAATGGCTTTTTCTTGCACTTCTGACGGATTCTCAAATCCTAGATCTTTGATCGCCAGCAGTAACGACTCATTCAGACCTAATTGTTCAAATTTATTCATATATTATTTTAAATTGGGTGCAAATGTACGTAAAAGAAGTATGCAAGCTACTGGAAACTAGAAGTATTTTTAGTTTATTGACAATATTATGATTACGAAAACGATTTTTTATGAACTATTTTCATCAAAATTAACAATAAACTACATATTTTTTAAAAAATCAATCATTTTACTGATAGCGATTCCGCGATGACTGATGACTGACTTCTCTTCGATGGATAATTCGGCAAAAGTTTTTGTATAACCTTCAGCAACAAATATCGGATCATAACCAAAACCTTGATTTCCAATTTTTTCTTTAATGATTTCACCTTTAATGATGCCTTCGAATAAATATTGATTGTGGTTTATGTTTAAAGCTATTATGGTTTTAAAATGTGCCTTTCGGTTTGCTTGATTTTCTAGATTATGCAACAACTTATTCATATTGTCATCTGCATTTTTTTGTTCGCCTGCATAACGCGCCGAATAAACTCCAGGTTCACCATTAAGTGCTTCAACTTCTAAACCCGTATCATCAGCAAAACAATTGTACCCAAAATTTGAAGTTACATAATTGGCTTTTAAAATAGCATTTCCTTCAATAGTGTCGGCTGTTTCTGGGATATCAACATTACAACCGATATCCTCTAAACTTAATAATTCAATATTATTTGGTAATAATAATCGAATTTCATTTAATTTGTTCTTATTGTTTGAAGCAAAGACTAGTTTCATTTTTTTTTAAATTTTAAAACCAAAAGTAAATTTGATTCGTATATCAAGGCACCAAACATAAACAAACCCCAAATGAAAAACAAAACAACTTCCTTTATGCGAAGCAAATACTTATGGATTATTACTTTACTGTTTCTAGTAAATTACAACTCATTTTCTCAATTTTTATTAAAACAAAACAATGCAAGTAAAGAAATATCAATTCATTCTGCTGCTAAATACATTGATGTTGGTAAAAAAGAATTGACATTAGAAGAAGTTCAAAAAGGAACTTATAAATTTTTACCAATGCCAAAACAAAATACTGATTTTGGTTTTACTGCTAGTAATTTTTGGATAAAATTTGAATTAAAAAACGATTCGACTGATGATATTAACTACTTTTTTGAAACGGCAAGACCAATTACTGATGTTGCAGAACTTTATGTAATTGATAAAAATAATGCTGTTTCAAAACACATCAGTGGTGATGCTATTCCTTTTGATGAAAGAAGTGTTGATTTACGAAAAACAATTTTCAAAATTCATTTAGAACCAAAAGAAAGCAAAAGTTATTTTTTACATATAAAAAGTGATGGCGAACAACTATCGATGCCTTTGGTGCTTCATAATGCAGAAAGTTTGCTAGAGCAAAGTTCGTTTGAACAATTTGTGTTTGGTTTCTTTTACGGAATATTAATTATTGCCGCGATACTCTATTTGTTCTTTTTCTTTGGAATGAAAGACAAAACATTCTTTTATTATAGTATGTATGTTGTTTTTATTGGTCTGCTGCAATTTTCGGTTGATGGTTATTTCTACAAATTTATTACACCTCAATCAGGATGGTTTTCATTACATTCAGTAATAATTTTTGCCACCATTGCTAGTTTCTTTTTAGGTCGTTATGCACAAGTGTTTCTTAAGATAAAAAATTACAGCAAGTCTATTAATAATGCTTTTTATGTGCTTTATGCTTTAGATGCTTTGTTGATGATTGGACTTTTTGTATATCCAAAAACATTAGAATACTCCTATCCTATTGCTAATCTTTTAGGCTTGTATTTATTAACGCTAATCATTTCATCAATTGTAATCATTTACAATAAAACCAAAACGATTGACAAGTTTTTCGCTGTTGGTATTTTGTTTTTAATAAGTGGTTTTGTTGTTTTCATTTTGAAAAACTTTAGTGTACTTCCGCATACTTTTTGGACTGAAAATGGTTCTAAACTTGGCACAGGAATGGAAGTGATTTTCTTATCGTTGTCGATGGCAAACTTGATTAGAAATTTGAAAAACGAACGTGAAGCCTTGCAAGAACTTGCACTACAGCGTGCTGAGGAAATGAATGAATTAAAATCCTATTTCCTTTCTAACATCAGTCATGAATTAAGAACGCCTTTAAATGCCATTATGAGTTTGACCGATGTTATAGCCAACGAAACAGATGCTTCAAAAGTAAAATCGAATTGTGATATTATTAAATATTCTTCGCAAAGCTTATTGAGTTCTGTGAATGATATTTTAGATTTCTCTAAAATAGAGAAAGAAGAATTAAAATTAGAATTAGCACCATTTGAACCTGTTAAAATATTAGAACAGATTAAAAACAATGCAATAGAAACTGCCAAAAACAAAGGAATCAATATTAAATACACTATTGAAAATGAAAATCCGTTAAATGTTAATGGCGATGGCACTCGTTTTGCACAAATTGCCAATAATATTATCAACAACGCCATTAAATTTACTCCTGAAGGCGATGTGAAAATTCATTTGGATTGGAAAAAAACTTCTGGTAATCAAATTAAACTAGTTTTAAAAGTAACTGATACTGGTGTTGGAATTCCGAAAGAAAAGATGAATAGCATATTTGATTCTTTTTCTCAGGAAAGTATCAATAATAAACGAAAATTTGGAGGACTTGGACTTGGTTTATTTATCGTTAAGAATTTGGCAGATTTGCATAATGGTTCAGTAGATATTAAAAGTCAACAAGGATTGGGAACTATTTGTACGGTTGAACTTCAATACGATTTAATTGCTTCAGAGAACAAATCGGTTACTATAATTCCGAATGAAGATTATGATTTGAAAGGAAAAAGAATTTTAGTTGTTGAGGATAATGCAATGAACCAAATGGTAATAAAAATGATTACCAAAAAATGGCTGAACACCGTTGTTGAATTTGCCAACAATGGCGAAGAAGGTGTTGACCAATTAAAGAATAATCCGTTTGATATTGTATTGATGGATTTGCAAATGCCTGTAATGGATGGCTATGAAGCTACAATCGCTATAAGAAAAGGTGAAGCTGGAGAAAACAATAAAGATATACCTATTATTGCCGTTACTGCAGATGTAATGGAAACTACCAAAGAACGGGTTTTTGAAATTGGCATGAACAAATACCT
The window above is part of the Flavobacterium sp. PMTSA4 genome. Proteins encoded here:
- a CDS encoding fibronectin type III domain-containing protein gives rise to the protein MKTLDNTATYVDGVADGNISTIALSGFVPTSDSMQPAAPLGIIESFTISLTKTSGQILVDIPAYPGITNVNYFCVCVADNPLTNPSIVNGQLMLSAEDKSVRMDYNRSRNKTFNGLTPGVKYYFYVYASNSAGVSPLSNPQALYAS
- a CDS encoding TrmH family RNA methyltransferase produces the protein MIDLDYLAYLEGFLTENRKQRFEEVLALRTKHFTIAMEDVYQLHNTSAVMRSCEVFGIQELNVVEQKFGKRIDSEIAMGAQKWVDVKRFANNQNCIDAKKAEGYQIIATTPHNDSCLLHEFDISKRSAIFFGTEKEGLSQEVLEQADGFIKIPMVGFTESLNISVSAAIIIQDITTRLRNSDIKWQLTDEEIMEKRLVWAKNSIKDIKRIEERYYSEKENRV
- a CDS encoding carboxypeptidase-like regulatory domain-containing protein; this translates as MRYITFFLLLFFAGATFAQVETSAQKVTGTIVNDLNLFPIPNANIINVNKVKGTTTNNRGYFEIDAEVNDTIHITLLGFQSLRVRVTNDWIKNGTAKIRLTEKAIALEEVVVRKYDLTGYLEVDSKLIPEKENYRYSISGLPTAYEAGDRSPNAFTRVLGSIFNPADMLYNFFGSKPRELKRLKSMKKDDTVRNLLESKFDREMIAVLLGVDKKEIAEILQRCNYSESFIQTANDLQILDAISECYENYKVLSKKHEKYLND
- a CDS encoding DEAD/DEAH box helicase, with amino-acid sequence MNKFEQLGLNESLLLAIKDLGFENPSEVQEKAIPVLLEQNSDLVALAQTGTGKTAAFGFPLIQKINAEDKTTQALILSPTRELCLQITNEIKLYSKYVKGLHTVAVYGGASITEQAREVKRGAQIIVATPGRMQDMINRGLVNIKNINFCILDEADEMLNMGFYEDIVSILSDTPEDKNTWLFSATMPAEVARIAKKFMHEPAEVTVGTKNSGSATVSHEFYCVNARDRYEALKRLADANPDIFSVVFCRTKRDTQAVAEKLIEDGYNAAALHGDLSQAQRDGVMKSFRGRQIQMLVATDVAARGIDVDNITHVVNYQLPDEIETYNHRSGRTGRAGKLGTSIVIITKSELRKISAIERIIKQKFEEKTIPSGMEICEIQLLHLANKIHDAEIDHEIDNYLPAIYEVFQDLSKEELIKRMVSVEFNRFLNYYKKKRDLSGEKSERSSSEPREVRAGDPVRYFINIGARDDFDWMQLKDFLKETLELGRDDVFKVDVKEGFSFFNTDGEHTEKVMEILNGFELNGRRINVEISKNDGGSRNSGRRDHNGRSAGGRRDGDRKPGSFAPRKEGGFRSDRGERPRRERSSEGSRSERPASRSFEAAKNRRPRRS
- a CDS encoding non-canonical purine NTP diphosphatase yields the protein MKLVFASNNKNKLNEIRLLLPNNIELLSLEDIGCNVDIPETADTIEGNAILKANYVTSNFGYNCFADDTGLEVEALNGEPGVYSARYAGEQKNADDNMNKLLHNLENQANRKAHFKTIIALNINHNQYLFEGIIKGEIIKEKIGNQGFGYDPIFVAEGYTKTFAELSIEEKSVISHRGIAISKMIDFLKNM
- a CDS encoding hybrid sensor histidine kinase/response regulator, whose protein sequence is MKNKTTSFMRSKYLWIITLLFLVNYNSFSQFLLKQNNASKEISIHSAAKYIDVGKKELTLEEVQKGTYKFLPMPKQNTDFGFTASNFWIKFELKNDSTDDINYFFETARPITDVAELYVIDKNNAVSKHISGDAIPFDERSVDLRKTIFKIHLEPKESKSYFLHIKSDGEQLSMPLVLHNAESLLEQSSFEQFVFGFFYGILIIAAILYLFFFFGMKDKTFFYYSMYVVFIGLLQFSVDGYFYKFITPQSGWFSLHSVIIFATIASFFLGRYAQVFLKIKNYSKSINNAFYVLYALDALLMIGLFVYPKTLEYSYPIANLLGLYLLTLIISSIVIIYNKTKTIDKFFAVGILFLISGFVVFILKNFSVLPHTFWTENGSKLGTGMEVIFLSLSMANLIRNLKNEREALQELALQRAEEMNELKSYFLSNISHELRTPLNAIMSLTDVIANETDASKVKSNCDIIKYSSQSLLSSVNDILDFSKIEKEELKLELAPFEPVKILEQIKNNAIETAKNKGINIKYTIENENPLNVNGDGTRFAQIANNIINNAIKFTPEGDVKIHLDWKKTSGNQIKLVLKVTDTGVGIPKEKMNSIFDSFSQESINNKRKFGGLGLGLFIVKNLADLHNGSVDIKSQQGLGTICTVELQYDLIASENKSVTIIPNEDYDLKGKRILVVEDNAMNQMVIKMITKKWLNTVVEFANNGEEGVDQLKNNPFDIVLMDLQMPVMDGYEATIAIRKGEAGENNKDIPIIAVTADVMETTKERVFEIGMNKYLSKPVNKDTLYQNIKALV